The nucleotide sequence TTAATCCTCTCTCGATCCGATGTATTCTTCGTTTCATCATCCATCTGCCCGAGATAAGAGAGTCTTGCGTCTCTGCTCCCGCGGTATTtgtctttatttttccatcgttGCCTCCATCGTTTCCGCAATCGTTCGCGACACGACGCCAAGGCCGCTAAAAATACCGCCGCcgatttcttttctccccCCTCATTTCGCGTGCTCGTCACTTTGCCACCGCTCGAAAATCGACCCCCGTCGTATCCGGCCATGCCGGGCAGAAGCAGAAGCTTCGTTTTCCACGATTTCAAAATCGTCCGGCAAAAGGAAAAACAAGTTCAAGCAGAGCGTATcgctgagagagagagagagagagagagagagaaaacatgGTATTTACGAAATGATAATCGTTCACGGATTAATATCGTCTAAATAATTCTGATGGAAGTAACTTTCACAAAGGTAGCCTCGATCCGTAAAGAATTTGcttcttttatctatttccAATAACATCTTCGCAAATCGATACCacggattaattaattaaggaaTGGGTAACGAATCGATTGATTTTTGGCCCCCGTCTATCGCGTAGTTATCAAAGAGCAACGACGGATATGTCGTTTCTCAGGTAACTTTTCCGTATGGCGTAGTTACGTTATCGATCGCCTTCAAggttttcatttcatatttcatattgtgACCGGTCATCGCGATGTATTTTTCGCCAATAACAAAGTGTTTCTTAACGCTtgcttaaaaaagaaaatctctcGATCGTCGAGGTGTACGAtcgatatgtaaaaaaaagagaaaaaatgttaatgaGTTTTAATCCACGTTCCTCCCCCGATACACCTGTTTCCATACATggctgaaattaattttcaacgatgCAGCTGCTtatgtgtgtacgtgtgtatgtacgtatgtatgtatgcgCTCATGTAACAGAGATCACATCCGACGGATTCGTGTTTCTTGGATTATGTGTTGTTGTCTCGCAACATTGGATTCATCGTCCTCCTCCGTGTGTTGGTCGTTATCGTCCCTACTATAcccaatctaaaaaaaaaaaaagctatcGAAAGCTACCTACAATCTCTTAACgtccaaaaatttttgtataaggTGTATTCCTCCTACAGAGAAAAACTTGGTCGAGGGAGGGTAATGGTGACGGCCTGGCAGTCCACTCCGCCAACGCGACGAACGCAGTGGGCAGTACTGTAGTGTCGCAGCACCACAcgcaacagcaacagcagcagctgcaacaacaacagcagcagcagcagcagcagcagcagcaacaacagcacAAGCAGACAGGCATGACGGCACATAGCAAGCAAGTGACCAACGCTGCCAATGGGGGCGGTGGCAGCAATCCCCAAGGAGACGGAGATTACCAGTTGGTACAACACGAGGTTCTCTATTCTATGACTAATCAGTATGAAGTCCTCGAATTTTTGGGCAGAGGTACTTTTGGACAGGTAAAATTCTCTTGCTCGACTATCCGGTGGTTGAAATCAATCTTTCTCTACCAATCTACCTGCACGCACCAAACTGAAcgatcgtttcatttttttcttttttttttccccccctccttgtTTCGTTGCCAGGTCGTGAAATGCTGGAAAAAGGGAACCAATGAAATAGTGGCcatcaaaattttgaagaaccATCCATCATATGCGCGCCAAGGGCAAATTGAGGTGagtcgaaaagaagaatagaGTAATTTTTACGTTGTTAATAACGTATGTTATTAAGcggatttataattaaaatcggaTCTTGAACAGGTCTCCATCCTGTCTCGACTTAGTCAGGAAAATGCGGATGAGTTCAACTTTGTGCGCGCTTATGAGTGCTTCCAGCACAAATCCCATACCTGCTTGGTCTTTGAGATGCTAGAACAGAATCTGTATGATTTCCTGAAACAGAATAAATTTTCGCCTCTACCGCTCAAATACATCAGACCGATTCTCCAACAAGTACTCACCGCTCTTTTAAAACTTAAGGTAAGCCTCGTTTTCgtacgtttttattatttattggataATCTTGATGTATACgtataatgtgtatatatatatatttttagcaatTGGGGTTGATTCACGCCGATCTTAAACcagaaaatattatgttgGTGGATCCAGTACGTCAGCCTTATCGTGTTAAAGTTATTGATTTTGGGTCAGCCTCTCATGTGTCTAAAGCTGTCTGCAACACTTATTTGCAATCGCGATACTACCGTGCACCTGAAATTATACTTGGACTTCCATATTGTGAAGCGATAGATATGTGGTCGCTCGGCTGTGTGGTTGCGGAATTATTTCTAGGGTGGCCTTTGTACCCTGGTAGCTCGGAATACGATCAGATTCGATATATAAGTCAGACACAAGGTGTACCAACGGAGCACATGTTAAACAATGCCAGCAAAAcaacaaaattcttttatagagACATGGACAGTACGTATATAATATccaattcgattattatttcgtctattatttttatttggattaatttatattaattacaggCACGTATCCATTTTGGCGATTGAAAACACCGGAAGAACACGAGGCTGAAACTGGTATCAAATCTAAAGAAGCaagaaagtatatttttaattgtctcGATGATATTGGTCAAGTTAATGTTCCGACTGATTTGGAGGGTGGTCAACTTTTGGCAGAAAAAGCAGATAGAAGAGAGTTCATAGACCTCTTGAAGAGGATGCTCACGATGGACCAGGTAGTAATATCTAGTTCATGTTTTAATTCTAAGATAATCGAAAAATGATCTGATCTGatcattgtttaaaaaaaaaagaaacaaaaagagtTATTCCCCTTGTCTTGCGTTCTTTCATTCACTAGCATGTTTTCATCATTTGTAGGAGCGCCGTATAACACCCGGGGAGGCTCTGAACCATGCCTTTGTTACGCTGGCTCACTTAGTCGATTACGCGCATTGTAACAATGTCAAGGCTTCCGTCCAAATGATGGAGGTTTGCCGACGAGCCGGTGATTTCACTGCGAGTCCAGCGCATCACCAAGCTCCGCCAGCACCTCAACCACCTCCACCAACGTCATTGGTAGCTAATTTCGTGCCGACGACGAATGGTAGTGCCGTAACTTTCACCTTCAATAACCAGTTGACCAATCAAGTACAACGATTGGTTAGGGAACATCGCACTGCACAAACAGGATATGACAATCTGGTtcgtttctatattttctttctttctttcttttctttacttttgcataaaattaaaattaaatttcactcaTTTGCCTTgggattatttttactttacttacttgtgtacaaaatttattttatattttacatggtatgtattttttttttcttcttttagtaTCAAATATACAGTAACAGTAGTCGTCGTGCGACTCAGTACAGTAGCTCGTCTAGTGGATCAAATAGCGGACGAAGTGGAGTACATGACTTTCCGCATCAATTGGTACCCGGTCTACTTTGTCACCCACCCAGTTATCAAACGATGCCAAGTCCTGCAAAACACGTAGTTGTTGCTCAAGTAAACGAGATACtgattttcatttgaattcaATATCAGCTTCAATATTCACGATCGTTTAATCGTGtctcttaattttttcgtaGCCTCCACAAGCGCAACAAGCTCCGCTACAAATTCAACCATCAATTATATCGCAACAGGCTGTTGCTGCTGCAGCTGCAGCTGCTCAACAACAGTATGCCGCGGTACCCGTATCTATGGTAGAAACTGGACGACAAATGTTATTGACTGTAAGCATAAGTAATAAGTTAAagcaaatatattcaaagagtgcgtaattaaatattaattttatctttcgtaGAATGCTGTACAAACCTCTTGGCCTGGTGGAAGTCGTCAAATGGCTGCTATCGTACCATCTTGGCAGCAATTGCCACCGCAACACGCAGCGATACAGCAACCATTATTGAGCGATGCAGGGGATTGGGGAAGACCTCTTATTGTGGATAGTTCTGCCATTCTGCAGGTAATTTTATTGCCCTATTTTTATCGCTGtgatcgaaacgaatcgaacgGACTTTTAACTAACCTCCCTTGTTTTGGGAAGGATCAGCGGCCAGTATTTCCTGTCACAGAAGTTTACAATACTAGCGCCCTTGTTGAACATCCTCCTCAAGCTTGGGCGAAACGTAGCGTGACGAAGCATCATCAGCATCACGTGACAGTACCCCAACAGTCTCAGCACAGGCATGAACATAAGAAAGAAACGCAGCAATTAAGCCCGGTGAAAAAGAGGGTGAAAGAAAGCACACCTCCGAGCAACATGAGACGGCATTCACCTTCGAGCAGTCATTGGCAGCAACAACCCATGCAACAACATCATCACAGCAGTAAACACAGCAGTAGTCATAATGTGGAACACCATCAAGTTACATCTGGTCGGCAGCAAACTATTACTATTCATGATACCCCATCGCCAGCAGTTTCTGTTATCACGATCAGTGATAGCGAAGACGAAACGCCGGGCAAATGGTgagctaatttatttatttcttattggaatattggaaagtagttagaaatttttgtgcgtatatttcataaaatttagaagctttatatttatcgagaaTGTAACGTAAAGTGTTATAGCAAGTCgggtatatttaattttgttcataattaatttgcttcgtttacaaaacatttttttgtagttcgataaatttgataaattgccTATTTGCTGGAGTctcctttattattaaatatctatcgtttttttttatttgttttattttctctacGGAGATTTATCTGTAAATTCTGTCCATAGATGTTTCCACcatggaatatatttattagtaatttattagaatagaaAGTAGTGGAATCATGCATGAATATCATTGACAGCTGTGGAGATCGGCAATGCGGAGCCTGTCAAAATTTGGCAACTCGCCTGTCTGGCGATGGACGTCCAGTTCGCGAGGAAGTCATTCGAAGGTATATGAATGTAACGTAGTAATCACGCAATCTCACACACACAATAGCATTGATTAATGGTTAATAATCGCTAAGAACACAACACATtgctttttttctaatatgttgtgaaattaatttttgatattattaatgtattttattttatcctgtGACAAAAGTTGCAGGCCctaaaaattgaatcgtaCGATCAAGacaatttaaacatatttgtaGCTTGGAGTGTCGATTAAGAACTAACTCTAACTGTAACTCTAACTTACAGCCCTAGCGTTTAATGCCATTTTTTCATGCTCGGTGTATAACGTATTTTGGATTGTTATTGGGGTTGTCCGTTTGTTTCTCGTTCAATCGAAAGcacatgtttttataatttcagcaCGCAGTCAACACCACGCGTGGTCCAGCCTATGCAACAAACTCATTCGAGTAGTCAATCGCACACTAATGGACACGCGACGGCACATAGTACGTCACAGAGGTCGCagcgaaaaaatattatcagttGTGTAACCGTTGGTGATAGCGATGGCGAAGCTAGTCCGGGTCGAGCACATAATCATCTGTATCAACATTTGCCGCAACATCCTCAACATCAGCAAACTACCCAGCTAATTAAACACGAGCCTCAACAACAACATCACGTCAGCAGGTAAATTGAACACCGACCGacaaactttataataatttctcatataTCTGACGTCGATATATCGTTAATTGCAGTAGTAGCTCTGGATATTCTTCCCAATCGCAGAAGAAACGTTTGTTGGCCAAAGTACAATCCGAATGCAATATGGTGAATGTTGCGACGAAACCGGAGCCCGGTGTCGAGTACCTTGCACCACATCCGTGTCACGCGCCAGCCTGTAAAGAGCCACCGACCTATcaggttaaattttaattcgaatcaacgtatttctttccattcacttcttaccttttttttttcccctttttcgtttctcttttctttttctttttcttttttttttcacgattattttttaaccgCCAACCGAGAGTCTCCTCTGGGCTTGTAACGAGGAACAATAACGACGATTCCGACGTTCATTGGACACTCCCTTCCCCTGTTTTagtaattctttcttttgaaaatgtttttctaGGATGATGCCTATGACATGCATGACTACTTCTTGCAGTATGTGACCACGAGTAGCGCGCATCCCCACCTTCAAGAGCAGCATATTGTGTACACGACCGGCACGGACAAGCGGGTATCATGGCCTGGAAAGAGGGCTGAGTACAAGCACGAGTACGTTCAACCACCGGCCGCTCATTCCAGAGACCATCAGAAATGGGCAGTAGCGAATACTGTGCATCAGTACAGGTGAGCATCGACAATACCACGCATCGTGTTTGAATCACACTCGAAGCATGTTATTACACGTTATTAcacacacaaatatatatatatatatatagatagattttaggaaagaaatttagaaaaaccgaatttagaaaataacacATAGAGATGGTCAAGTGAAATTTGCCCGCATGTAGTTTATCGAACGCATGATGTGAATTTTCACTTTGTATGTGTGTAACGACCAAACCGATGACAGGCAGCTCGCGTATATACGTTGTGTGAGACAACAGACGGGCCGAGTATTGTGACCGGCAAGTAAACAGCATGAATTTCtatgttattcttttttccccctcttccctcccAACCCCCTCTCTCCGCAAAGTAAAAGTGAAGCCGAGAGTGAATAAAGAGTGAAAAATCTCTTCTTTGAAAgctgatgatgatgatgatgatgagcCGATCgttgattctctctctctctctctctctctctctgtctgtggTTTGGTCACTGTCCTTTTAGAGAGACTTCTTAAAGTAAGTAAAGAACGCATGGGAATTGCATAACGAAGGGTTGGATTTTGTTTTGGGTTTTTGTAGGCAGAGCCAGGTGGTGGGTTCGGCAGCCCATCCGGGTCATACCCACAGTCATCATGGGCATCCGGCCCACCTCAGTCCTGGGGGCGGTGGCGGGGGTAGAAGTCCTGCGGGGGGGCCTGTAATAGGAAGTGCCCAACATCTGGGTCAGCCCCTGTACCAGGAGTACGCTCACGTACGTTCAAGAGCCCATGCCGTGCCACCCCCTGTATACGTTACCGCCGCGCCTTCTCAGGCTCCCACTGCTATCCAGCAGCAACAAGTGCCCACCTATCAGGGATTCACACCCGGGTGGGTACCTAGACACCTAGTTGATGCATGCATGTGTGtaccatttattatattttcgttttagtGAATAGTTCAtcgtattgttattatatacttgTGATCGTACCAGTAGTTAAttgttgcaatatatatacatatatatatatatgcatatatatatatacatatatatatagtgcgTTCCCGTGCAACCGTTTTTATCTTGTTCTCAAGCAGCATGTAACATTGTaacgttgtaaaaaaaaaagaaaaaaaaaaaatcgtgtgatgtatttatatattcagtcggataatcgatattttttttctctctagaGATATAacgtttttttcgtttcttttttttttttttttttctcgttttttctcctttccgttattatcattttttttttcttcttcttttcctttttttttttttttttttttttctcttctccatcaaagtgtaaaaaaattatcttatctcGCATTACGATGAATGTACAGTATGTATTTTACGCTCGaatgtacatgtatatttcGTACAAGgtagtatatatataccattGATTGCCTGCTTAGATAattgcacaaaaaaaaaaaaagaaaaaagaaaaaaagaaaaagagagaaagaaaaaaaaacgtttcgtAAATACAAACGAAATCGATTGTATTTGatgtaaagtaaaaaagaaagaaagaaagaaagaaagaaaaaaaaaaagaaatttgtcgaTTACTCGATTCTCTTTCAATGTAAtgatatacgtacatatataatgttatctctccttatatataaaaccgtATGCGTGTGGAACGAAGAAATGatctttttctaaaacaaatgaatttcatttccCTTTTTAGAACATTACGGAGACTTTCTAACGTTCATTATCCCGTTTTTTACAGCTCGTCTCCATTAACGTTGTATGATTCTAGTCGAGCGTTGCCACCACCAGCTCATCACAGCTCGGCCAGACCGTTACTGGCAAGTCATGCAGCGCATCCACTGCCTGCACATATGCAGCCAACAGCCGTTTACGGATTGGCCCCGCTTTCACCGGCCAAACATCAATATCAACCTTCTAGTTTGTGGTTCACCGAGTAAATTATTCCTCTGTCTGGtttcagaagaaaaaaaaaaaaaaaaaaaaaaatcaaaaacggCGCGCGAGCACTGGCTTTCGCCGCatctttgctttttttttttcttttttttttttttttttttttttttttctctctctccccccctttttctttttacaaattaaattttacaagatcGAAAGATGACTCTATGACTGGTCGCGTACGATACGATGATCGaataaagggaaaaagagaaactcCATCGTTATACATTTGTCACATTCATTCCTCGCAAacgtgttttcttttttttttttttttttttttttttcaactagcAAACGAAGGGGATTTTTCGCGATTACTATTATCaactattgtaaaaaaaaaaaaaaaaaaaaaaaaaacagaaaataaaacgCTAAGCTTGTTGTTTGTATCGtcacgaaaaaagaaatttatgacTGAAAAAAAGACTCGCGACGGAGTCTCGAGACAAGACCGTTGAAGTTTGCTCTTCAACTTAACTTTTAGACAATCCGTCCTTAAACAGCGATCGCCTCCCCCCCCTTCAAACTGCCTGTCTGTGCTattacaaaaagaagaagaagaaggagaagaagaagaagaagaaaaaatggagaattatccattcgatttcgatttcgaaaaaggaaatatatatatttatgtatatatatatatgaatggtCCGAAAGTCGAGATAGACTGATCGCGTTTGCGTCGCGTCCTAATGCTTTCATTAGCGTTATTCTGTCGTGCGTATCCATTATGAAACGTGTtgtctttttccttttgttcggtaaatcgtaaataattgaacgaaaaagcaaatgaaagtaaaaaaaaaaaaaaaaaaaaaaaaaaaaggaagagaaaggtagaaaaaaatgagagaaaagGTTTTTTGATGCTTCTTCTCATTGCGCAATTGTTTCCTCAGTGAACCATTGCTTTggtgatttattatttgtattattttttccaaatattatttgGTGATATATGAtcgatataacaatttttgttcGGCTTAGACGGCGCATATGTTATATACCTggcagtatatatatattatatacttgatgtgttttgtatatttttgaaaaaaaaaaaaaatgttgccgcgccaaaaaaaagaagaaaaaaatcacgtAGATGATGTATAaacggagggaaaaaaaagaccaAGCGATTTTGATTCTTCGAGAATGATATCCGAGTttgtattgtttaaaaattatgcgcGGTTTAAGTGGATAAACCATCGATATCGGTGAtttggtgaaaaaaaagaaaagaaaagaaaagaaaaaaaaaacacaaaagaaaaaaaccaaaaaaaaaaaaaaaaaaaaaaaattgggctACTTTAGTCGAGAAACAATTTAGCaagtttatcttttaaatcaaaGTTCAGCGTTAACGggaaataaatttgcatttttcttttatggtATGATAAGTACGATCATACACgtcatattatatacttttaatgatgctcgttaaaagagaaaagaaaagaaaataatcttagCGCGGCAATTAGTTAATAGAATTTCAacaacagattttttttttttttttgttaccgAGACGCTTTATTACCACGACAACGCTTTAACGCTGTTAAAATACTTGAAGCGTTCTCGTAAATTCATTGAAAACGGGCTCTATTTTTGATCGTCGAATGAAGAAATCCCGTTTCTTCACAGTCACAGAGGGGagttgatcaattttttacacGCATACACACATCATTACACAACACATTGAATTCGTTGTAACAAAATGTGTTCCAAGTTTTTATTTGTTGTCTTGAGTAAGGAGTGCCGTTGGTCAATCTCCGCATCCCGTCACGTCCTTCCGAGGATGTTGCCACGTGAAAGCACGTGTGTCTTTTGTGGGTTTAGAATcgaattcttctatttttgattCGAACAATgtttaacgaatatatatttaatcgcacgattaatttgtatttgacAAAAGCTGTGCCTTCTCGCAGCAGCctcactatttatttttaccacGTAATTACTCTCTTATTCTcctcattataattattactattactattactactactactattactattactactattactactactactactactactactactactattattgcGATTAGGCATCActgattttaagataattacaCTGCTAGCAGTTTTCTTCGTAGATAATCCCCCGTTTACAATAGAATTGAATTAGATTCGTTGAATTGAGATTTCTTGCTattacaacattttttttttttttttttttttttccttttcaacgTTGAAAACATATTTCTCGTACAATGAATTTTCACACgcacttttcttttcatcgaaaCACACCTTCGTTTTCACCTGTTTACGTTTTTGCATTTCGAACCAGGggttatatacacatatataatatatatatatatttagaagaatGTACCTATCGGAGTACATTGCACAAATATGCGGTACACAATAATTAGGATGGACAACAGGAAAGGGGATGTGTGTGTACAATATAATcgcgaaattgtaaaattttgaaagggaaggagggaagaggattgaatattcaatcttttgcaagacttaaaaaaaaaagtcgtcGAAAAAAAGACGACTGTTCGTTGCAAGTATTCGCTTACAATTGTCGGATTgcacacattttttttttttcttcgacgtACACTCGATTCTTTCCATTGCGATCAAGCATGTCGATGGtgcaactttttctttttctttttttttttttttcctaagcaattctttcgtttttctttttcttttttttttttctctctcctctccccttgAATCGAATCATGGTTCTTCCTTGTTCGCACTTCTTCTTCACGTCAGTCAGTATAAAGGAATCAATTTCTATCTTCTTAATGGAAACAAAAcgggaaaaaaggggaaaaaaaaaaatattgattgcaATTCTCCCGCATTCGATGTATGATGTGCATGCCCAAAATGATCGAtttgtacatataattatcGCGAGTGGCTCTCTTCCTACGTTTTAACATGTTTGAGAACAGCTCCTGTAAGAGGATGGATTTGCCACATCATCCGATCATCATTTTACGAACTCGCGAAATACTtttaacgaaaagaaaagaaaaaaaaaaaaaaaaaaagaaagaaagaaaggaaaaaaaaataataataatatgataatgatttttctgCGTGCtgacgtattattattatatatatatctcgtggTTTTTAACGGAATGACGCTTAGGCATTGTTttgctaattattttatacacataGCTGTATGATAACGTACAGGAATATTAGCCGCGGTATGTTGATTGTAGAGTGAACCATGTCCAGAGTTTAATTAGAAGTATTTTACACTTAGAGCGAAAATGTTGAATGAACAAGTGAATATGAATAAACGAATCGTGGTCAGCGTGATTgatagagagaaaggggaagagagcgagagagaagtgttagagagagagagagagagagagagagagagcgtgtGAGAGTGATAGACACTTTTAGAGATACGTTAcctataaagaaatttttcaatttcctaaaaaa is from Apis mellifera strain DH4 linkage group LG2, Amel_HAv3.1, whole genome shotgun sequence and encodes:
- the LOC408664 gene encoding homeodomain-interacting protein kinase 2 isoform X14, encoding MPFESRWPESAWNHTKAHGMCDMFIQTQQTSSVNGSSSSSSSSSNNTVHHHSKKRKLEYNVSQPVIQHALVQSTGDYQLDNTGLQQRYSVNGANTAFSSLHNNNALQKSSPNQQTLVRASTIKLLDTYQRCGQKRKTWSREGNGDGLAVHSANATNAVGSTVVSQHHTQQQQQQLQQQQQQQQQQQQQQQHKQTGMTAHSKQVTNAANGGGGSNPQGDGDYQLVQHEVLYSMTNQYEVLEFLGRGTFGQVVKCWKKGTNEIVAIKILKNHPSYARQGQIEVSILSRLSQENADEFNFVRAYECFQHKSHTCLVFEMLEQNLYDFLKQNKFSPLPLKYIRPILQQVLTALLKLKQLGLIHADLKPENIMLVDPVRQPYRVKVIDFGSASHVSKAVCNTYLQSRYYRAPEIILGLPYCEAIDMWSLGCVVAELFLGWPLYPGSSEYDQIRYISQTQGVPTEHMLNNASKTTKFFYRDMDSTYPFWRLKTPEEHEAETGIKSKEARKYIFNCLDDIGQVNVPTDLEGGQLLAEKADRREFIDLLKRMLTMDQVERRITPGEALNHAFVTLAHLVDYAHCNNVKASVQMMEVCRRAGDFTASPAHHQAPPAPQPPPPTSLVANFVPTTNGSAVTFTFNNQLTNQVQRLVREHRTAQTGYDNLYQIYSNSSRRATQYSSSSSGSNSGRSGVHDFPHQLVPGLLCHPPSYQTMPSPAKHVVVAQPPQAQQAPLQIQPSIISQQAVAAAAAAAQQQYAAVPVSMVETGRQMLLTNAVQTSWPGGSRQMAAIVPSWQQLPPQHAAIQQPLLSDAGDWGRPLIVDSSAILQDQRPVFPVTEVYNTSALVEHPPQAWAKRSVTKHHQHHVTVPQQSQHRHEHKKETQQLSPVKKRVKESTPPSNMRRHSPSSSHWQQQPMQQHHHSSKHSSSHNVEHHQVTSGRQQTITIHDTPSPAVSVITISDSEDETPGKCCGDRQCGACQNLATRLSGDGRPVREEVIRSTQSTPRVVQPMQQTHSSSQSHTNGHATAHSTSQRSQRKNIISCVTVGDSDGEASPGRAHNHLYQHLPQHPQHQQTTQLIKHEPQQQHHVSSSSSGYSSQSQKKRLLAKVQSECNMVNVATKPEPGVEYLAPHPCHAPACKEPPTYQYVTTSSAHPHLQEQHIVYTTGTDKRVSWPGKRAEYKHEYVQPPAAHSRDHQKWAVANTVHQYSSSPLTLYDSSRALPPPAHHSSARPLLASHAAHPLPAHMQPTAVYGLAPLSPAKHQYQPSSLWFTE
- the LOC408664 gene encoding homeodomain-interacting protein kinase 2 isoform X11, whose translation is MPFESRWPESAWNHTKAHGMCDMFIQTQQTSSVNGSSSSSSSSSNNTVHHHSKKRKLEYNVSQPVIQHALVQSTGDYQLDNTGLQQRYSVNGANTAFSSLHNNNALQKSSPNQQTLVRASTIKLLDTYQRCGQKRKTWSREGNGDGLAVHSANATNAVGSTVVSQHHTQQQQQQLQQQQQQQQQQQQQQQHKQTGMTAHSKQVTNAANGGGGSNPQGDGDYQLVQHEVLYSMTNQYEVLEFLGRGTFGQVVKCWKKGTNEIVAIKILKNHPSYARQGQIEVSILSRLSQENADEFNFVRAYECFQHKSHTCLVFEMLEQNLYDFLKQNKFSPLPLKYIRPILQQVLTALLKLKQLGLIHADLKPENIMLVDPVRQPYRVKVIDFGSASHVSKAVCNTYLQSRYYRAPEIILGLPYCEAIDMWSLGCVVAELFLGWPLYPGSSEYDQIRYISQTQGVPTEHMLNNASKTTKFFYRDMDSTYPFWRLKTPEEHEAETGIKSKEARKYIFNCLDDIGQVNVPTDLEGGQLLAEKADRREFIDLLKRMLTMDQERRITPGEALNHAFVTLAHLVDYAHCNNVKASVQMMEVCRRAGDFTASPAHHQAPPAPQPPPPTSLVANFVPTTNGSAVTFTFNNQLTNQVQRLVREHRTAQTGYDNLYQIYSNSSRRATQYSSSSSGSNSGRSGVHDFPHQLVPGLLCHPPSYQTMPSPAKHVVVAQPPQAQQAPLQIQPSIISQQAVAAAAAAAQQQYAAVPVSMVETGRQMLLTNAVQTSWPGGSRQMAAIVPSWQQLPPQHAAIQQPLLSDAGDWGRPLIVDSSAILQDQRPVFPVTEVYNTSALVEHPPQAWAKRSVTKHHQHHVTVPQQSQHRHEHKKETQQLSPVKKRVKESTPPSNMRRHSPSSSHWQQQPMQQHHHSSKHSSSHNVEHHQVTSGRQQTITIHDTPSPAVSVITISDSEDETPGKCTQSTPRVVQPMQQTHSSSQSHTNGHATAHSTSQRSQRKNIISCVTVGDSDGEASPGRAHNHLYQHLPQHPQHQQTTQLIKHEPQQQHHVSSSSSGYSSQSQKKRLLAKVQSECNMVNVATKPEPGVEYLAPHPCHAPACKEPPTYQYVTTSSAHPHLQEQHIVYTTGTDKRVSWPGKRAEYKHEYVQPPAAHSRDHQKWAVANTVHQYRQSQVVGSAAHPGHTHSHHGHPAHLSPGGGGGGRSPAGGPVIGSAQHLGQPLYQEYAHVRSRAHAVPPPVYVTAAPSQAPTAIQQQQVPTYQGFTPGSSPLTLYDSSRALPPPAHHSSARPLLASHAAHPLPAHMQPTAVYGLAPLSPAKHQYQPSSLWFTE